In Sphingobacterium thalpophilum, a genomic segment contains:
- a CDS encoding lycopene cyclase domain-containing protein, translating to MMPYTYSLILFFTVIICFVASFDKRLRFDREFVPFLKSAALVAVFFIAWDVWFTSKGVWWFDTRYTLGLVIAGLPLEEWLFFIFIPFSCIFTYFCIDKFFRLQSLSAFNNIVVFVSVIICAVVALRYADRIYTVVTAAVTMVTLVLFHFVFRIQWITQASLVFTLLMLGFLPVNGILTGTGLESPIVNYNPMEFMGIRVLTIPVEDAVYGYTQFLWVLYFFKKFQSRPLKSSL from the coding sequence ATGATGCCATATACTTACTCGCTTATCTTATTTTTTACGGTCATAATCTGTTTTGTCGCATCCTTCGACAAGCGGCTTCGATTCGATCGTGAGTTTGTTCCATTCTTAAAGTCAGCGGCACTTGTTGCTGTATTTTTTATAGCTTGGGATGTCTGGTTTACCAGTAAGGGAGTGTGGTGGTTTGACACAAGGTACACCCTAGGCCTGGTTATAGCAGGCTTACCATTGGAAGAATGGTTATTCTTTATTTTCATCCCTTTTTCTTGTATTTTCACCTATTTCTGCATTGATAAATTTTTTAGATTACAATCGCTATCGGCCTTCAATAATATTGTTGTCTTTGTAAGTGTCATTATATGTGCTGTTGTTGCTCTTCGATATGCTGACAGAATCTATACCGTAGTTACCGCTGCTGTGACTATGGTGACATTGGTGCTTTTTCACTTTGTATTTCGGATACAATGGATTACGCAGGCCTCTTTAGTCTTCACTTTGCTGATGCTGGGCTTTTTACCTGTCAACGGCATACTAACCGGAACAGGATTGGAGTCCCCTATTGTCAATTACAATCCAATGGAATTTATGGGGATCAGGGTACTTACTATTCCGGTTGAAGATGCAGTGTACGGATACACTCAGTTTTTGTGGGTTCTTTACTTTTTCAAAAAGTTTCAAAGTAGGCCCCTAAAATCCAGTCTGTAA
- a CDS encoding IS110 family transposase, whose translation MKTAGLDVHKDSIFCAVFNGKHYSDVEVFETFSTGIRQLGAYLKAAGVLRVAMESTSIYWIPVWNILSEMGFDLMLVNPFLIKQLPGRKSDVKDAQWIAQLLHKDMLRGSFVPGERIQELRSYTRSYSKLQQRIVRMLTKMDNILVQAGIRLGSLVTDIGGKSMLSVIDALIAGERDAVRLSKLVYASKKNKENGKLAAALTGCMKEHHRFNLQMAKAEYDLLIKQSAEYIEKIEAICLRDFPRQSALLKTIPGVSRISSAVIIAETGADMKVFENSGKLSGWVGLRPKNDESAGKYKSTAITKGNRYLKPILVQVAWAASRCKGSYFKDKFNRLSIRKSSKKALIAIARKISVVVWNILKDLTPYNPALQVIYEPAKLDARIRYHQKEMERIAKLKP comes from the coding sequence ATGAAAACAGCAGGACTTGACGTGCATAAAGATAGTATTTTTTGTGCGGTATTTAATGGGAAGCATTATTCGGATGTGGAGGTTTTCGAAACCTTCAGTACGGGCATTCGACAGTTGGGAGCCTACTTGAAGGCTGCGGGTGTTCTCCGAGTAGCGATGGAGAGTACCAGTATTTACTGGATCCCGGTCTGGAATATTCTCTCTGAAATGGGCTTTGATCTGATGCTGGTGAATCCCTTTTTAATCAAACAGCTGCCCGGCCGCAAAAGCGATGTAAAGGATGCACAGTGGATTGCCCAGCTACTTCACAAAGATATGCTTCGCGGGAGTTTTGTGCCCGGTGAGCGAATACAGGAACTCAGGAGCTACACCCGTTCCTATAGCAAGTTGCAGCAGCGGATAGTCCGTATGCTTACCAAAATGGACAATATCCTCGTACAGGCCGGAATCCGTTTGGGTAGTCTTGTGACCGATATCGGAGGGAAAAGTATGCTGAGTGTCATTGATGCCCTGATAGCCGGGGAGCGTGATGCCGTACGTTTAAGCAAACTGGTCTATGCCAGTAAGAAGAACAAAGAAAACGGAAAGCTGGCAGCAGCACTAACCGGCTGCATGAAGGAGCACCACCGCTTCAACCTGCAGATGGCAAAAGCTGAATACGACCTGTTGATCAAGCAGTCTGCTGAGTATATAGAAAAGATTGAAGCTATCTGCCTGCGTGATTTTCCACGGCAGAGTGCCTTGCTAAAGACGATTCCCGGCGTTAGCCGTATCAGTTCCGCTGTGATCATCGCCGAGACCGGCGCAGACATGAAAGTTTTTGAAAACAGCGGTAAACTGAGCGGATGGGTCGGATTACGACCAAAGAATGATGAAAGCGCAGGGAAATATAAAAGTACAGCAATCACTAAAGGAAACAGATATCTCAAGCCAATACTGGTACAGGTTGCCTGGGCGGCAAGCCGCTGTAAAGGCTCCTATTTTAAAGACAAATTCAACCGTCTAAGTATAAGAAAATCCTCGAAAAAGGCCCTGATCGCTATCGCACGAAAAATATCCGTTGTTGTATGGAATATCCTAAAAGACTTAACCCCTTATAATCCGGCACTACAGGTGATCTACGAACCAGCCAAACTAGATGCCAGGATACGGTATCACCAAAAAGAAATGGAACGCATAGCGAAACTTAAACCATAA
- a CDS encoding IS4 family transposase has translation MINLNVFSQILSLVDRELFKDLVAKHKSDKHQKGINSWTHLVSMLFCHFSSADSVRDISNGLRSTTGNLNHLGVVRAPSKSNISYINTHRTHELFKDLYYSVLDRLWQKDTHFRKDLGQLKRKVYLMDASIIPLCLSVFDWAKFRSTKGAVKLHTVLDYDGCLPVFMQITDGKVHESQRAGSYSFSKGSVLVVDRGYVDYSWLGDLDSRGCYFVTRSKVNMKYKVIKSYQSEALMEKGILKDELIELSGAACNKYNGKPLRLVHFWDSTTGNEYHFLTNNTKWKASLVANIYKQRWHIEVFFKHLKQRLKVSTFIGTSENAVMIQIWTSLIGILLLKYL, from the coding sequence ATGATAAATTTAAATGTTTTTAGTCAGATTTTATCTCTTGTTGACCGTGAATTATTCAAAGATTTGGTTGCAAAGCACAAAAGTGATAAACACCAGAAAGGGATCAACAGCTGGACGCATCTAGTCAGTATGCTTTTCTGTCATTTTTCCTCGGCAGATTCGGTCCGGGATATTAGTAACGGTCTGCGCAGTACCACTGGTAATCTGAACCACTTAGGTGTAGTAAGAGCTCCAAGTAAGTCTAATATATCCTATATCAACACACACCGTACCCATGAACTTTTCAAAGATCTTTACTATTCTGTTTTGGATAGGCTTTGGCAAAAGGACACCCATTTTCGCAAAGATCTTGGTCAGCTAAAGCGTAAAGTATATCTGATGGATGCAAGCATCATCCCCTTATGTCTATCTGTATTTGACTGGGCAAAGTTTCGTAGCACCAAAGGTGCCGTAAAGCTGCACACTGTCTTGGATTATGATGGCTGCCTACCTGTTTTTATGCAGATTACCGATGGAAAAGTACATGAGAGCCAGCGAGCCGGTAGTTACAGTTTTTCCAAGGGAAGCGTGCTGGTAGTGGACCGTGGCTACGTGGATTACAGCTGGCTTGGGGATTTGGACAGCAGGGGGTGTTACTTCGTTACCAGGAGTAAAGTTAATATGAAGTACAAGGTTATCAAGTCCTATCAGAGTGAAGCACTCATGGAAAAGGGGATCCTTAAGGATGAGCTCATTGAGCTATCCGGTGCTGCCTGCAATAAATACAACGGCAAGCCGCTACGCCTAGTCCACTTTTGGGACAGCACCACTGGCAATGAGTACCACTTTTTGACCAATAATACGAAGTGGAAGGCTTCTTTGGTGGCAAACATCTATAAACAACGCTGGCATATCGAAGTCTTCTTCAAGCATCTAAAGCAGCGCTTAAAAGTATCGACATTCATAGGGACTTCTGAAAATGCAGTGATGATCCAGATCTGGACTTCACTCATTGGCATATTACTGTTAAAATACTTGTAA
- a CDS encoding sterol desaturase family protein yields MNFITVLVTFIAMEGATWLIHKYIMHGFLWVLHRDHHDHSNAGFLEKNDYFFIIFALPTIALMYFGSLRGYNYLFYIGLGIMLYGMAYFFVHDIFIHQRFKWLSKTNNRYFLALRRAHKQHHKHLGKEEGECFGFLYVPMKYFKMYTNNEKI; encoded by the coding sequence ATGAATTTTATTACTGTATTGGTCACTTTTATTGCTATGGAGGGCGCAACCTGGCTTATCCATAAGTATATTATGCACGGCTTTCTCTGGGTATTACATCGCGATCATCATGATCATAGCAATGCGGGCTTTTTGGAAAAGAATGATTACTTTTTTATCATTTTTGCCCTTCCTACCATCGCGTTGATGTATTTTGGTTCGTTAAGGGGATACAATTATCTGTTTTATATTGGATTAGGGATTATGCTTTATGGTATGGCATATTTCTTTGTACATGATATATTTATCCATCAACGCTTCAAATGGTTGAGTAAAACAAATAACCGTTACTTTTTGGCGCTTCGGCGTGCTCATAAACAACATCATAAACATTTGGGTAAAGAGGAGGGCGAATGTTTTGGCTTTTTATATGTTCCGATGAAATACTTTAAAATGTATACTAACAATGAAAAAATATGA
- a CDS encoding SusF/SusE family outer membrane protein: MKFNWKIRLSASKHLGNILLWGVCLIMVQSCSKELDAPNPLPFEITDITASADKVVINPSKPSEDALTVSWPAFSNSMISYKIILANGEQRDSVAVASGAISKRFTQGELNAILVEKLKMTVNVESKLDITVLGLIPSKTLSTTSKTISIQVVPGPVGAAYASLWVVGDATPNGWNIENPNAMKKDPTNAFQFKFNEVSNAGDFKIPVATGNWGTDFFMPLANHPKLSETGVQLVPGGNPDYKWNIAAAGAYKILLNISATPFITIKPFTPYKQIWLVGDAVPSGWTIDNPTPMVPTAGNPYEFTYTGSLKVGEFKIPTATGSWDGDFFMPPTNGEGTTGKDAIIIAEGKIDNKWKITEAGTYKITFNQLYETISIVKN, from the coding sequence ATGAAATTTAATTGGAAAATAAGATTGTCGGCTTCAAAGCATCTTGGAAATATCCTGCTATGGGGCGTATGTTTAATAATGGTGCAGTCCTGTTCGAAAGAACTGGATGCACCTAACCCACTGCCATTCGAAATTACGGATATTACAGCATCTGCCGATAAAGTGGTCATTAATCCGAGTAAGCCGTCTGAGGATGCGCTTACGGTTTCGTGGCCGGCATTTTCAAACTCAATGATCTCTTATAAAATAATCCTGGCTAACGGTGAGCAACGGGATAGTGTAGCAGTCGCCTCTGGAGCGATAAGCAAACGGTTTACCCAGGGTGAATTGAACGCTATACTAGTTGAAAAATTGAAGATGACGGTCAATGTAGAGTCCAAATTGGATATTACGGTGCTCGGACTAATTCCGTCAAAAACGCTGTCCACTACATCGAAAACAATCAGCATACAGGTTGTTCCTGGTCCGGTCGGTGCGGCGTATGCATCCCTATGGGTGGTGGGCGATGCTACGCCAAATGGCTGGAATATTGAGAACCCAAATGCAATGAAGAAAGATCCGACCAACGCCTTTCAGTTTAAGTTTAATGAAGTATCGAATGCTGGTGACTTTAAAATCCCTGTAGCGACAGGAAATTGGGGGACAGATTTCTTTATGCCTTTAGCAAACCATCCAAAACTTTCGGAAACTGGTGTTCAGCTGGTTCCGGGTGGAAACCCTGATTATAAATGGAACATCGCAGCTGCTGGCGCTTACAAGATTCTGCTTAATATCAGTGCAACCCCATTTATAACGATCAAACCTTTTACCCCCTACAAGCAGATATGGCTCGTAGGGGACGCCGTGCCTTCTGGCTGGACAATAGATAATCCAACACCAATGGTGCCTACAGCAGGAAACCCTTATGAGTTTACTTATACAGGCTCATTAAAAGTAGGCGAATTTAAGATCCCAACCGCAACCGGAAGCTGGGACGGAGATTTCTTCATGCCACCAACCAATGGAGAAGGAACAACAGGAAAAGATGCAATAATTATCGCTGAGGGTAAAATCGACAACAAATGGAAAATTACCGAAGCTGGAACGTATAAAATTACCTTCAACCAGCTTTACGAAACAATTTCAATTGTCAAAAATTAG
- a CDS encoding phytoene/squalene synthase family protein, with protein sequence MKKLFDELAYEVSKKTTEKYSTSFSLGILALKPSIRASIYAIYGYVRLADEIVDSFHGYDKKRLLARLYLETNCALEEGISLNPILQSFQETVHKYAIDVELIRQFLHSMEMDLNKVDYNSERYKEYIYGSAEVVGLMCLQVFTEGNRQRYEELKPYAMKLGSAFQKINFLRDLKDDYHVLGRTYFPNLDLAVFDNALKSQIEDEIHSEFKEALLGIKKLPASAKFGVYLAYKYYLSLFSKIRKKSPKEILESRVRIPNAQKAYVALKSYLRYKAAYL encoded by the coding sequence ATGAAAAAGCTATTTGATGAACTCGCTTATGAAGTAAGCAAAAAAACAACTGAAAAATATAGTACAAGTTTCTCGCTCGGTATTTTGGCGCTCAAGCCCTCCATTAGGGCTAGTATATATGCGATTTATGGCTATGTACGATTAGCCGATGAAATCGTGGACAGTTTTCATGGATATGATAAGAAGCGGCTGTTGGCGCGGTTATATCTCGAGACAAACTGTGCTTTAGAGGAAGGTATCTCATTAAATCCGATATTACAATCTTTTCAGGAGACGGTACATAAGTATGCTATTGATGTCGAGCTAATCCGTCAATTTCTACACAGCATGGAAATGGACCTGAATAAAGTCGACTATAATTCTGAACGCTATAAAGAATATATTTATGGCTCGGCTGAAGTGGTGGGATTGATGTGTTTACAGGTTTTTACAGAAGGTAATAGACAGCGCTATGAGGAGTTAAAACCTTACGCTATGAAACTAGGCTCCGCATTTCAGAAAATAAACTTCTTGCGGGATCTTAAAGACGATTACCATGTTCTTGGGCGTACCTATTTTCCGAATTTGGATCTGGCTGTCTTTGATAATGCCCTCAAAAGCCAGATTGAGGATGAGATACACAGCGAATTTAAGGAAGCGCTTTTGGGAATTAAAAAATTGCCTGCATCGGCAAAATTTGGCGTTTATCTGGCTTACAAATATTATCTTTCCCTGTTTTCGAAGATTCGAAAAAAATCCCCAAAGGAGATTTTGGAAAGCAGGGTGAGGATACCAAATGCACAAAAAGCCTATGTTGCTTTAAAAAGTTATCTGCGTTACAAAGCTGCTTACTTATAA
- the tnpA gene encoding IS66 family insertion sequence element accessory protein TnpA has product MNNLEEKRERMLSLIADWQQSGKSKKAYCAENGINEATFYYWFSRSKENDTTGLGNFITIDKARGKSDVEIIYPNGVRIKIENDVALVSQLIRLY; this is encoded by the coding sequence ATGAACAACTTAGAAGAAAAACGTGAGCGTATGCTGTCGCTTATAGCAGACTGGCAACAGAGCGGTAAAAGCAAGAAAGCTTACTGCGCGGAAAATGGGATCAACGAAGCGACCTTTTATTATTGGTTTTCGCGCAGTAAAGAAAATGACACAACAGGCCTCGGAAACTTTATAACAATTGATAAGGCGCGGGGAAAGAGCGATGTTGAGATTATTTATCCCAATGGTGTGCGTATCAAGATCGAAAACGATGTTGCCCTTGTGTCACAGCTGATCCGTCTATACTGA
- a CDS encoding glycoside hydrolase family 97 protein gives MMKKSIFLLFVVFCCNGIVARGQQIKSPNGRFELAFGLTKEGTPTYELKFKNNVVIKTSNLGLELKLKPDEELNLKGQTDGETQIKKKSSLYSNFEISDSKTSTFDETWQPVWGETKNVRNHYNELAVTLNQKQTERQIIIRFRLFDDGLGFRYEFPLQKNLNYFTIKEERSQFAMTGDHTAYWIPGDYDTQEYNYTTSKLSEIRGLMGSAYEGGNVSQTSFSPTGVQTSLMLKTNEGVYINLHEASCLNYSTMHLNLDDKNFVFESWLTPDSHGDKGKMQAPATSPWRTIIVSDDARDILASKMTYNLNEPSKIQNTSWIKPTKYVGVWWEMISGKSSWSYTNEFPSVQLGITDFSMAKPNGTHGATTANVKKYIDFAAKHGFEGVLVEGWNIGWEDWFGNDKDYVFDFVTPYPDFDLKGLNDYAHAKGVKLIMHHETSGSIRNYERHIDTAYRLMNQLGYDAVKSGYVGNILPLGEHHYSQWTNNHFQYAVEKAASYQIMVNQHEAVRPTGVARTWPNLIGNESARGTEYHAFGGIKPNHVTILPFTRLIGGPMDYTPGIFEMNLANGAHVNSTLANQLALYVTMYSPLQMAADFPENYDRFPDAFQFIKDVGLDWDDSKYLEAEPGQYITVARKEKNTEKWFLGSVNGNSSRTSKIKFDFLDEGMTYLATIYADASDANYKTKPQAYTIKTTRVTKKDTIVQHCAAGGGYAVSIVPIKK, from the coding sequence ATGATGAAAAAATCAATTTTTCTTTTATTTGTCGTCTTTTGCTGTAACGGGATCGTAGCACGGGGGCAACAGATAAAATCGCCCAATGGAAGATTTGAACTGGCCTTTGGATTGACAAAAGAAGGTACGCCAACCTACGAATTAAAGTTTAAAAACAACGTGGTAATCAAGACCAGCAATCTGGGATTGGAACTCAAGCTCAAACCGGATGAAGAATTAAACTTAAAGGGACAAACGGATGGTGAAACCCAGATAAAAAAGAAGAGCTCGCTTTATAGCAATTTTGAAATCTCCGATTCAAAGACCAGCACTTTCGATGAAACATGGCAACCGGTATGGGGAGAAACTAAAAATGTAAGAAACCATTATAATGAACTCGCTGTCACATTAAACCAAAAACAAACAGAGCGCCAAATTATTATCCGTTTTCGTTTATTTGATGATGGTCTCGGTTTTCGGTATGAATTTCCACTGCAGAAAAACCTAAATTACTTCACTATTAAAGAGGAACGTAGCCAGTTTGCCATGACTGGTGACCATACCGCTTATTGGATTCCTGGCGATTATGACACCCAGGAATATAATTATACCACATCTAAACTATCTGAAATAAGGGGTTTGATGGGAAGCGCTTACGAAGGCGGCAACGTCTCTCAAACCTCCTTCTCGCCAACGGGGGTACAGACCTCGTTGATGCTAAAAACCAATGAAGGTGTTTACATCAATTTACATGAAGCAAGCTGTCTGAATTACTCGACGATGCACCTCAATTTGGATGACAAAAATTTTGTTTTTGAATCTTGGCTTACGCCAGATTCACATGGCGATAAGGGTAAAATGCAAGCACCCGCTACCTCACCTTGGAGAACAATTATCGTAAGTGATGATGCAAGAGATATATTGGCGTCTAAGATGACCTATAATTTGAATGAGCCAAGCAAAATACAAAATACTTCCTGGATAAAGCCTACAAAATATGTAGGCGTGTGGTGGGAAATGATTTCCGGTAAGAGTAGTTGGTCCTATACAAATGAATTTCCGTCTGTCCAGTTGGGAATAACAGATTTCAGTATGGCAAAACCAAATGGTACCCATGGCGCGACAACAGCAAACGTTAAAAAGTATATAGATTTTGCTGCGAAGCATGGTTTTGAGGGTGTTTTGGTTGAAGGATGGAATATCGGATGGGAAGATTGGTTTGGCAATGATAAAGATTATGTCTTTGATTTTGTCACGCCTTATCCTGATTTTGATCTCAAAGGATTAAACGATTATGCACACGCCAAAGGTGTGAAACTGATTATGCATCATGAGACATCCGGATCTATCCGCAACTATGAGCGACATATCGATACAGCCTATAGGCTGATGAACCAATTGGGTTATGATGCTGTAAAAAGTGGGTATGTAGGAAATATTCTTCCATTGGGTGAACACCACTATAGCCAATGGACAAATAACCATTTTCAGTATGCTGTAGAAAAAGCAGCTTCCTACCAAATTATGGTTAATCAGCACGAAGCTGTACGTCCGACGGGTGTAGCACGTACCTGGCCAAATTTGATAGGCAATGAATCTGCTAGAGGTACAGAATACCATGCATTTGGTGGCATAAAGCCTAATCATGTAACTATCTTGCCTTTTACAAGACTTATTGGCGGTCCAATGGATTATACCCCTGGTATTTTTGAAATGAACCTCGCCAATGGTGCCCATGTGAATAGTACGTTGGCCAACCAATTGGCGCTATATGTAACGATGTATAGCCCTTTGCAGATGGCAGCAGATTTTCCGGAAAATTATGATCGTTTTCCAGATGCTTTTCAATTTATTAAAGATGTCGGGCTGGATTGGGATGACAGTAAATATTTAGAGGCTGAACCTGGTCAATATATTACCGTTGCCCGTAAAGAAAAAAATACAGAAAAATGGTTTTTAGGAAGTGTAAATGGAAATTCCAGCAGAACATCGAAGATAAAATTTGATTTTCTGGATGAAGGAATGACCTATTTGGCAACTATTTATGCTGATGCATCAGACGCAAACTATAAGACAAAACCACAAGCGTATACAATAAAAACTACAAGAGTAACGAAAAAGGATACTATCGTTCAACATTGTGCCGCAGGCGGTGGTTATGCTGTTTCGATTGTCCCAATCAAAAAATAA
- the tnpB gene encoding IS66 family insertion sequence element accessory protein TnpB (TnpB, as the term is used for proteins encoded by IS66 family insertion elements, is considered an accessory protein, since TnpC, encoded by a neighboring gene, is a DDE family transposase.) — MFALGSSHRFYLYDGFCDMRKSFDGLCGLISSGMQRQATSGEVFVFLNRSRTYVKLLHWEKGGFVLYYKRLESGTFLAPGVKNGELSWSDLVLMVEGIQVVKSIQKRRFSLP; from the coding sequence ATGTTTGCGCTTGGTTCATCGCACCGTTTTTACCTTTATGACGGCTTTTGCGACATGCGAAAATCATTTGACGGACTCTGCGGACTGATCAGTTCGGGTATGCAACGACAGGCCACCAGTGGTGAAGTGTTCGTTTTCCTGAACCGTAGTCGTACGTATGTTAAGCTATTGCATTGGGAGAAGGGTGGCTTTGTGTTGTATTATAAACGTTTGGAGAGCGGAACTTTTCTGGCACCAGGGGTGAAAAACGGTGAACTATCCTGGAGTGACCTGGTTCTGATGGTGGAGGGTATACAAGTTGTAAAAAGCATTCAGAAAAGACGTTTTTCTTTGCCTTAA
- a CDS encoding IS5 family transposase, producing MKQEFFDQINTLVNWRPISNIINKHYHKGESKMGRPSYSGLVLFKMTLLQTWYGLSDYEVEDRINDSISFSRFVGISLDDSVPDHSVISRFRSSLTEKGVYENLFKELNKQLNKHKILVKRGAIVDASIVDSPLKPKGKVIYEIESDRSEHPREDSELDKENSEQLLIQQESPGVDHEARWIKKAGKTRYGYKKHYVTDTEGLVLGVVTTPANVNEIANLQQVISSADLPKGIHIYADKGYRSSKNEELIKSGKLKSRILHKAKKGTALTEREKLRNKLIGKIRFKVERTFGSIRRWFNSSCARYKGIAKMHTQNLMEAMAYNLYRSPGILVSNAIKNTN from the coding sequence ATCAAGCAGGAATTCTTCGATCAGATCAATACATTGGTAAATTGGCGTCCGATTTCAAATATTATCAACAAGCATTACCACAAAGGGGAAAGCAAAATGGGACGCCCTAGTTATTCTGGTCTTGTCCTCTTCAAAATGACACTTCTACAGACCTGGTATGGTCTGAGTGACTACGAAGTAGAAGACCGTATAAACGACAGTATCTCCTTTAGTCGCTTTGTTGGCATCAGTTTGGACGATTCGGTTCCCGATCACAGTGTTATTAGCCGTTTTCGCAGCTCGCTGACAGAAAAGGGTGTTTATGAGAATCTATTCAAGGAGCTGAACAAGCAGTTGAATAAACATAAAATATTGGTAAAACGTGGAGCTATCGTTGATGCCAGTATTGTTGATTCTCCGCTAAAACCAAAAGGCAAAGTTATTTACGAGATCGAAAGTGACCGTAGTGAACATCCTCGCGAAGATTCTGAGCTGGATAAAGAGAATAGTGAACAGTTATTGATCCAACAAGAGAGCCCGGGTGTTGACCATGAAGCTCGTTGGATAAAGAAGGCTGGGAAAACACGTTATGGCTATAAAAAGCATTATGTCACCGATACAGAAGGCCTGGTTCTGGGCGTGGTAACCACTCCAGCAAATGTAAATGAAATTGCCAATCTTCAACAGGTAATATCTTCGGCTGACCTTCCAAAGGGCATCCATATCTATGCTGACAAGGGATATCGTTCCTCTAAAAATGAGGAATTGATCAAATCAGGAAAGCTAAAAAGCAGGATCTTGCATAAGGCAAAGAAAGGAACAGCGTTAACCGAAAGAGAGAAGTTAAGAAACAAACTGATCGGCAAGATCAGGTTCAAAGTTGAACGGACCTTCGGGAGCATCCGGCGATGGTTCAACTCAAGCTGTGCAAGGTATAAGGGGATCGCCAAAATGCATACACAAAATCTAATGGAAGCCATGGCGTACAATCTTTACAGATCACCTGGGATACTTGTGTCCAATGCAATAAAAAACACAAATTAA